In Corythoichthys intestinalis isolate RoL2023-P3 chromosome 11, ASM3026506v1, whole genome shotgun sequence, a single genomic region encodes these proteins:
- the si:ch211-153b23.3 gene encoding uncharacterized protein si:ch211-153b23.3, producing the protein MMTIDGFPASFYSEPGVLGMLSNGISAFLVLLQNFNTAYSGMAPQRAENILAGVHLILIGGICQLVAGLLSFRKYDHLGSTAFVGYAALWGSYGASRICFGALSKTYTHPQSMISNMSLSNNMTELNATVEIQICDICVSLKESAIAGLIPYILLSALLAFCSATVNYIMPFVFGAITATLIFEAAALVAGSWALVVSGLLELIILVFAIYGSAALLIKGLTQRLVLKGFGTPLFNVLLLGSASSTNSQNACSEKKKNTKYAEPMALGFFCDTVAPFIFTFYSFGFMKSFGLGVAWVSIITGAQLFSSYYSHLRQDCYHTTKFGFHATFWLIKAWDEFVASALIVEDTKVTLGRKAMLGNWFFVLSALVLCCGSMNMDLLEMIHNMLFLLLTISTIPQIPGSHYYIFFGIACTIYTAASLYGTFSRLINTIAEKSLIPIGPQPISSVQLKRAVNWIKSKHRKEELSFQIEQTSDTLFYLTNGVAALSALHASEHSANPSFHHLNVPWVLISGTVIQVYVSRLKVTGVDQFGFVIAAIYAAVWAMWTWFRFAGTLLQLQVAYDFAAGAITFLVINAFLVFSAAYKNVVLILLASTMEVVLVCFLLSTLHLLPYHLEMAMLALFSIICTYGAMASLVNGIFSQSLLPLGPPLLLKQVTQDTEPELPCPVANSRLTSGLLKIASILEKGGVCGIPTDTVYALAASCKNPQGIEKIYNIKDRPAEKPICICISSLKQLVEAKPPFSPLLWEFMQNVYPGGISCIVSKGDWLFKLGVGPAYDRVGTRDSIMIRVPDHTVTRHLCDLTGPLAITSANPSGEPDSTHHSMVIDRLGHKIQGLLCDGETNEVIASTVVNCLKIDEGVITILREGCVPAGQVREIFDRVKNTMA; encoded by the exons ATGATGACAATCGATGGTTTTCCAGCCAGTTTCTACAGTGAACCAGGGGTTTTAGGCATGCTGTCAAATGGAATTAGTGCATTCCTCGTATTACTACAGAATTTCAATACAGCATACTCTGGCATGGCACCACAAAGGGCTGAGAATATACTTGCAG GTGTGCATCTCATCTTGATTGGTGGTATCTGTCAACTGGTGGCAGGCCTGCTgtcattccgaaaatatgatcaCCTGGGTAGCACTGCGTTTGTTGGCTATGCCGCCCTATGGGGAAGTTACGGTGCTTCCCGAATCTGCTTTGGGGCATTATCCAAGACCTACACTCATCCGCAGTCAATGATAAGCAACATGTCTCTGTCTAACAACATGACTGAACTGAATGCAACTGTGGAGATCCAAATTTGTGATATCTGTGTGTCCCTAAAGGAGTCTGCTATTGCTGGTCTCATCCCGTATATTCTCCTATCAGCTCTTCTTGCCTTTTGCTCAGCCACAGTCAACTACATCATGCCTTTTGTGTTTGGAGCCATCACAGCCACTTTAATTTTTGAAGCAGCAGCTCTAGTTGCAGGTTCATGGGCGCTTGTTGTATCTGGACTTCTTGAGTTGATCATCCTGGTATTTGCCATCTATGGCTCAGCGGCACTGCTCATAAAAGGTCTGACTCAACGTCTAGTCCTCAAAGGCTTCGGAACACCTCTCTTTAACGTCCTCCTTCTTGGTAGTGCCAGTTCAACTAATTCCCAGAATGCTTGctcagaaaagaagaaaaacacaaagtatGCAGAACCCATGGCCTTAGGTTTCTTCTGTGACACAGTTGCACCATTTATTTTTACCTTTTACAGTTTCGGGTTCATGAAATCATTTGGTTTGGGAGTTGCTTGGGTTTCAATCATCACAGGTGCACAGCTTTTCTCCAGCTATTACTCCCATCTACGGCAAGATTGCTACCATACAACTAAGTTTGGTTTTCATGCCACATTTTGGCTGATTAAAGCTTGGGATGAGTTTGTGGCATCTGCTCTCATTGTGGAGGACACCAAAGTCACCTTAGGGAGAAAAGCAATGTTAGGGAACTGGTTCTTTGTCTTATCAGCCCTTGTTCTTTGTTGTGGAAGCATGAACATGGATCTTCTGGAAATGATCCACAACATGCTGTTTCTCTTGCTCACAATCTCCACCATCCCTCAGATACCTGGAAGTCACTATTACATATTTTTTGGTATAGCTTGTACCATTTATACTGCCGCCTCGCTTTATGGAACATTCTCTCGGCTTATCAACACCATTGCAGAGAAGTCACTTATCCCTATTGGACCACAGCCCATCTCCTCTGTCCAGCTAAAGAGGGCTGTGAACTGGATCAAGTCCAAACACAGAAAGGAAGAATTATCCTTCCAAATCGAACAAACGTCAGACACCCTGTTTTACTTGACAAATGGGGTTGCGGCCCTGTCCGCTCTTCACGCAAGTGAACACAGCGCGAATCCTTCATTCCACCATCTGAATGTCCCTTGGGTCCTCATCTCCGGCACTGTGATCCAGGTTTATGTTAGTCGGCTGAAAGTCACTGGAGTGGACCAGTTTGGGTTTGTCATCGCGGCTATCTATGCAGCAGTGTGGGCAATGTGGACCTGGTTTAGATTTGCAG GTACCCTACTTCAGCTTCAAGTGGCTTATGATTTTGCTGCAGGAGCCATCACTTTCCTTGTCATCAATGCTTTCCTCGTATTCAGTG CTGCATACAAGAACGTGGTCCTGATTTTACTGGCATCAACCATGGAGGTGGttcttgtttgttttcttctttcAACCCTTCATCTATTGCCATACCACTTAGAAA TGGCCATGCTGGCACTGTTTTCCATCATTTGTACATATGGAGCAATGGCGTCATTGGTAAATGGCATCTTCTCCCAGAGTCTATTGCCTTTGGGTCCTCCACTATTACTG aaacaaGTGACGCAGGATACCGAGCCTGAGCTGCCTTGCCCTGTGGCTAACTCCCGACTCACATCTGGGCTTTTGAAAATTGCCAGCATTCTAGAAAAGGGGGGAGTCTGCGGTATTCCCACAGACACTGTGTATGCTTTGGCTGCATCCTGTAAGAACCCTCAGGGTATTGAGAAAATCTATAATATCAAG GACCGGCCAGCAGAGAAGCCTATTTGTATTTGCATCTCTAGTCTGAAGCAGCTGGTGGAAGCCAAACCTCCATTCAGTCCTTTGCTATGGGAGTTTATGCAGAACGTATATCCAGGAGGCATCAGCTGCATCGTCAGTAAAGGAGACTGGCTCTTCAAATTGG GAGTGGGACCAGCTTATGACCgcgttggcaccagggacagcaTAATGATCCGAGTCCCTGACCACACTGTGACCCGCCACCTCTGTGATCTCACCGGACCTCTTGCTATTACCTCGGCCAATCCAAGTGGAGAACCAGACAGCACCCACCACAGCATGGTCATCGA CCGACTGGGGCACAAGATACAAGGGCTTCTGTGTGACGGGGAGACGAATGAGGTTATTGCTTCAACAGTGGTCAACTGCCTCAAGATTGATGAGG GGGTCATCACCATTCTTAGAGAAGGTTGTGTCCCTGCTGGACAAGTCAGAGAAATATTCGACCGAGTGAAAAACACAATGGCCTGA